In the Nocardia asteroides genome, CAACTACGACAACTACTTCGTCCCGCAGGGCGTCTCCGCCGACCTGATCGCCAGCATCGAGGGCTTCAGCCGCGATGACGTCGACGCCTACGCGGTGCGCTCGCAGGACCTGGCCGCCAAGGCCACCACCGGCGGCTACTTCGCCAAGTCCATCGTGCCGGTGAAGGACATCAACGGCCTGATCGTGCTGGACCGGGACGAGCACATGCGCCCGGGCACCACCGTCGAGGACCTGGCCAAGCTGAACCCCTCCTTCTCGGTGGTCGGCGAGATGGGCGGCTTCGACGCGGTGGCGCTGCAGAAGTACCACTTCGTGGAGAAGATCAACCACGTGCACCACGGCGGCAACAGCTCGGGCATCGTCGACGGCTCCGCGCTGGTCCTGGTCGGCAGCGAGGAGGCGGGCAAGGCCTCCGGGCTCACCCCGCGTGCGCGCGTCGTCGCCACCGCCACCTCCGGTGCGGACGGCACCATCATGCTGACCGGCCCCACCCCGGCCGCGCACAAGGTGCTGGCCAAGGCCGGGCTGACGCTGGACGACATCGACCTGGTCGAGATCAACGAGGCGTTCGCCTCCGTGGTGCTCAAGTTCCAGAAGGACCTGAACATCCCGGACGAGAAGCTGAACGTCAACGGCGGCGCCATCGCGATGGGCCACCCGCTCGGCGCCACCGGCGCCATGATCACCGGCACCATGGTCGACGAGCTGGAGCGCCGCAACGCGCGCTACGCG is a window encoding:
- a CDS encoding acetyl-CoA C-acetyltransferase translates to MTTEAYIYEAIRTPRGRNKKGTLTSVKPVDLTVGLVQELRNRFPNLDEDRISDLILGVVSPVGDQGGDIARTVVLSAKLPDTVGGVQINRFCASGLEAVNMAAQKVRSGFDDLVLAGGVESMSRVPMGSDGGAWALDPATNYDNYFVPQGVSADLIASIEGFSRDDVDAYAVRSQDLAAKATTGGYFAKSIVPVKDINGLIVLDRDEHMRPGTTVEDLAKLNPSFSVVGEMGGFDAVALQKYHFVEKINHVHHGGNSSGIVDGSALVLVGSEEAGKASGLTPRARVVATATSGADGTIMLTGPTPAAHKVLAKAGLTLDDIDLVEINEAFASVVLKFQKDLNIPDEKLNVNGGAIAMGHPLGATGAMITGTMVDELERRNARYALVTLCIGGGMGVATIIERV